One segment of Danio aesculapii unplaced genomic scaffold, fDanAes4.1, whole genome shotgun sequence DNA contains the following:
- the LOC130220528 gene encoding E3 SUMO-protein ligase ZBED1, translating into MATNPEIADPPSSFKSAVWQHFGYPVEIKDGNRGVDKTHTICRKCFKTLPQVTGNTTNMQMHILRHHPEINLASAQKTTRQQPTLPSFFQAKFPANSDRAQKITNAIAIFMALDMRPFSVVDNEGFKYLLSVLEPRYVLPSRAHFSQNVLPKLQEKTKAKVEEGMSTAETITITTDGWTSRATDSYVTVTAHYITGNWQIANHVLQTRPVYESHTSDHLSGILKEAVRDWKISRSNVPVPVTTDNARNIANAVEAAGFSPHIRCFAHTVNLAAQRGMGVHQMSRLLGRVRKVVTFFHRSTTAAAVLKEKQVMLQLPLHKLVQDVATRWNSSHDMLERYLEQQAAVFSALTDKSVKKNIKDIVTLSDDDVKLAEDVVQVLKPLKTVTTLMSTEQIPTISMILPLKHRILASMKHSGSDSTAVKDIKAAIAHDFEDRYPDTDRALIQFLHMSTALDPRFKSLPFLDETTHDTIFKSLTERILDDCSQTVQAQTSRDETEEQSEIASSSSDCPPPAKRAPMAELFGDIFSIEQSSSSSKSLSEVVNEEVQHYRAVQSLSVDSNPLVWWKDNQNQFPHLAKLAKSYLGIPATSVPSERVFSTAGDIVTAQRASLSPDNVDMMVFLKKNFQLP; encoded by the exons ATGGCAACCAACCCAGAGATTGCGGACCCTCCCTCCTCATTTAAGTCAGCAGTATGGCAACATTTCGGCTACCCGGTGGAGATAAAGGATGGCAATCGTGGAGTCGACAAGACCCACACAATTTGCCGTAAGTGCTTTAAGACGCTTCCCCAAGTGACAGGCAACACAACCAACATGCAGATGCATATCCTACGGCACCATCCAGAAATCAATTTAGCTTCAGCACAGAAAACAACCCGGCAGCAGCCTACACTACCTAGTTTCTTCCAAGCAAAATTTCCAGCGAATTCAGATCGAGCACAGAAAATTACAAATGCAATTGCAATTTTTATGGCACTGGATATGCGACCATTTTCGGTTGTCGATAACGAGGGGTTCAAGTATTTACTCAGTGTGCTCGAGCCCCGTTATGTATTACCAAGCCGGGCGCATTTCTCGCAAAATGTGCTACCAAAACTTCAAGAGAAAACGAAAGCTAAAGTGGAGGAAGGGATGAGTACTGCTGAAACCATCACAATCACCACAGATGGATGGACGTCCCGTGCCACAGACAGCTATGTGACCGTAACCGCACACTATATTACGGGCAATTGGCAAATAGCAAACCACGTCCTCCAAACACGCCCGGTGTATGAGAGCCATACAAGCGACCATTTATCGGGAATACTTAAAGAGGCTGTGAGAGATTGGAAGATCAGCAGATCAAACGTCCCCGTTCCCGTGACAACAGACAACGCCAGAAACATTGCCAATGCTGTCGAAGCGGCCGGATTTTCTCCGCATATACGATGCTTTGCTCACACTGTTAATCTGGCTGCGCAGAGAGGGATGGGCGTTCACCAGATGTCCCGACTCCTCGGCAGAGTGAGGAAAGTTGTCACGTTTTTTCACCGCAGCACAACAGCTGCAGCTGTGTTGAAGGAGAAACAGGTGATGCTACAGCTGCCCTTACACAAGCTGGTCCAGGATGTGGCTACTAGGTGGAACTCTAGCCACGACATGCTCGAGCGCTACCTTGAGCAGCAGGCTGCTGTTTTCTCGGCATTAACAGACAAGAGTGTCAAGAAGAACATTAAAGACATCGTCACTCTGTCTGATGATGATGTTAAACTAGCTGAGGACGTGGTTCAGGTTCTTAAACCTTTGAAAACTGTGACAACCCTCATGAGCACTGAGCAGATTCCAACTATTTCAATGATCTTACCATTGAAACACAGAATCTTGGCCTCCATGAAGCACAGTGGCTCTGACTCAACAGCAGTGAAAGACATCAAAGCTGCTATTGCACATGACTTTGAGGACAGATACCCTGATACGGATAGGGCACTAATTCAGTTTCTTCACATGAGCACTGCACTTGACCCCCGTTTCAAATCTCTGCCTTTCCTTGATGAGACCACCCATGACACAATCTTCAAGAGTCTGACTGAGAGAATTCTGGACGATTGTTCACAGACTGTTCAg GCCCAAACTTCCAGGGATGAGACAGAGGAGCAATCAGAGATAGCCTCCAGCAGCAGTGACTGTCCTCCTCCAGCCAAAAGAGCACCAATGGCTGAACTGTTTGGAGACATCTTTTCAATTGaacagtcatcatcatcatccaagtCTTTGTCTGAAGTGGTGAATGAGGAGGTGCAGCATTACAGAGCAGTGCAGAGCCTCTCAGTGGACTCAAATCCACTTGTGTGGTGGAAGGACAACCAGAACCAGTTCCCCCATTTAGCCAAGTTGGCTAAAAGTTATCTCGGAATCCCAGCCACATCTGTCCCCAGTGAGAGAGTATTTTCTACTGCAGGTGACATTGTCACAGCACAGAGAGCAAGCCTCTCACCAGACAATGTTGACATGATGGTGTTTCTGAAGAAGAATTTTCAACTCCCTTAA